The following are encoded in a window of Paenibacillaceae bacterium GAS479 genomic DNA:
- a CDS encoding ATP phosphoribosyltransferase — MSSGNRAPQELLKVAMPKGRIYKQASRLFREAGLLIQDDLEDTRKLIIEVPDAGMEFIMAKPVDVPTYVEYGVADIGVVGKDVLMEENKDVYELLDLGIAPCRMSVIGLPDWKPVMNPRVATKYPNVASQYFRERGQQVEVIKLNGSIELAPLIGLADRIVDMVETGQTLRDNGLVEMEPMFGVTSRLIANRVSYRMKNERIQSLCDRLQATLSARV; from the coding sequence ATGAGCAGCGGCAATAGAGCCCCGCAGGAATTGTTGAAGGTGGCGATGCCGAAGGGGCGGATTTACAAGCAGGCATCCCGACTGTTCCGCGAAGCTGGACTACTTATCCAGGATGATCTGGAGGATACGCGCAAGCTGATCATCGAGGTGCCGGACGCGGGTATGGAGTTTATTATGGCGAAACCGGTTGATGTACCGACTTATGTGGAGTATGGTGTGGCCGACATCGGTGTAGTGGGCAAGGATGTGCTGATGGAGGAAAATAAGGACGTGTACGAACTGCTTGATCTGGGCATCGCGCCTTGCCGTATGTCTGTTATCGGACTGCCGGACTGGAAGCCGGTCATGAACCCGAGAGTGGCGACGAAGTATCCAAACGTAGCCTCTCAATATTTCCGCGAACGCGGGCAGCAGGTAGAGGTCATCAAGCTGAACGGATCGATCGAGTTGGCGCCGTTAATCGGCTTGGCTGATCGGATCGTGGATATGGTTGAGACCGGCCAGACGCTGCGGGATAACGGACTCGTGGAGATGGAGCCGATGTTCGGCGTAACGAGCCGGCTAATCGCCAACCGCGTCAGCTACCGGATGAAAAACGAACGTATCCAGAGCCTATGTGATCGGCTGCAAGCAACTCTTTCGGCTCGTGTATAA
- a CDS encoding ATP phosphoribosyltransferase regulatory subunit: MSKPKVFEKPVGVKDYLPLAVTKLRQIERSVLDCMEGWGYEQIITPTLEYYDTVGVASSTSDQRLFKLLNNRGTTLVLRSDMTAPIARVVASLLRGHEFPLRLSYHSSVFRAFENEAGRDAEFFQTGVELVGDCSAEADAEVIALAIASLQSAGVKRFRIAVGHVGFLNGLLEELLPGRENDQSKLKDYLLNRDHVGYRDELKRLGLAEAVQHELEGLLRLRGGREVCEQAIELSSNETARQSIGHLRQVWDALEAYGVSAHVLIDLTMIGDFSYYTGMTFEGYASDLGFPVVAGGRYDNLLQQFGRPAPATGFAIKTTRVLELVGEESEPQRRILIGYDSAGRRRALAEARRLRESGATVVTAQLEAPGFHHGDAPATSGERLPATGGGERLDRKAHRLPDGESVRYGGQVYGVFLSFFEGAEKGAGL, from the coding sequence ATGTCCAAACCAAAGGTGTTTGAAAAGCCGGTCGGCGTCAAGGATTACTTGCCGCTCGCTGTGACCAAGCTCCGGCAGATCGAGCGGAGTGTGCTCGACTGCATGGAGGGCTGGGGTTATGAGCAGATCATCACCCCAACGCTGGAATATTACGATACGGTGGGCGTTGCCAGCTCTACCTCTGATCAGCGGCTGTTCAAGCTGCTCAATAACCGGGGCACAACGCTCGTGCTCCGCTCGGATATGACCGCGCCGATCGCGCGCGTTGTGGCCTCGCTGTTGCGCGGCCATGAATTCCCGCTGCGTTTGTCCTATCACTCCAGCGTGTTCCGGGCTTTCGAGAACGAAGCGGGGCGGGACGCGGAGTTTTTTCAGACCGGCGTAGAGCTGGTCGGTGATTGCTCCGCGGAGGCGGATGCCGAGGTTATCGCATTGGCGATTGCCTCACTGCAGTCTGCAGGCGTGAAGCGATTCCGCATCGCCGTTGGGCATGTCGGTTTCCTGAACGGCTTGCTGGAGGAACTGCTCCCCGGACGGGAGAACGACCAGAGCAAGCTGAAGGATTATTTGCTGAATCGGGATCATGTCGGATACCGTGACGAGCTGAAGCGGCTTGGGCTCGCTGAGGCTGTACAGCACGAGCTGGAAGGGCTGCTGCGCCTGCGCGGCGGACGGGAAGTATGTGAGCAGGCGATTGAGCTTAGCTCCAACGAGACGGCACGGCAGTCTATCGGACATCTGCGGCAAGTGTGGGATGCTCTGGAGGCTTACGGTGTGAGCGCCCATGTGCTGATTGATTTAACTATGATTGGAGATTTCTCCTACTATACAGGAATGACGTTTGAAGGTTATGCCTCGGATCTCGGCTTTCCGGTCGTAGCAGGCGGTCGGTACGACAATTTGCTGCAGCAGTTTGGGCGGCCGGCTCCGGCGACTGGTTTTGCGATCAAGACGACGCGCGTGCTTGAGCTTGTCGGAGAAGAAAGCGAACCGCAGCGGCGTATCCTGATCGGCTACGACAGCGCGGGCCGTCGCCGGGCTCTTGCCGAGGCGAGGCGGCTGCGCGAGAGCGGAGCTACGGTGGTGACGGCGCAGCTTGAAGCGCCGGGCTTCCATCACGGCGATGCGCCGGCGACAAGCGGTGAGCGGTTACCGGCCACGGGCGGTGGCGAGCGATTGGACCGCAAGGCACATCGGCTGCCGGATGGTGAGTCGGTACGGTACGGCGGACAGGTGTACGGTGTGTTCCTTTCATTTTTTGAAGGAGCCGAGAAGGGAGCAGGACTATGA
- a CDS encoding biofilm PGA synthesis lipoprotein PgaB: MPGVMGRFRILTILLVFVFIATGATGVAMLFKDKLPLLKGLTLQTSSQSELYKDLQPGTATPEGLYYKNKVIVLMYHDVRPDPNDSKSLALDRLDRQLSLLKANNFKIIDMDRYKQFIRGKASVPDNAVLLTFDDGYESFYQYAYPMLRKHGLSATNFIIAGSIDNRKHAGVTKLTWMQIQQMKQDGIDFYSHSYDSHSFSHSEGPKSSLTALLAGRIYLPKLGRRERETEYERRIRSDLRQANTVLLKQIGVRNDVMAFPYGAFSRPLLQACRQEGIDVTLTVKAGLNGPGQYNGFRLNAGGMDNNPDLQIALMKQAVQKLGKAHYERPSLKYALLLLPILGLLIGALWLRSAWELVQEQRLRKKLISQTT, from the coding sequence ATGCCGGGCGTAATGGGCCGTTTCCGGATATTGACGATTTTGCTGGTGTTTGTTTTTATAGCTACCGGTGCAACTGGTGTGGCAATGCTCTTCAAGGACAAGCTGCCGCTCCTGAAGGGACTGACACTTCAAACAAGCAGTCAATCGGAGCTGTACAAGGACTTACAGCCGGGAACGGCGACGCCGGAAGGTCTTTACTATAAGAACAAGGTTATTGTACTGATGTACCATGATGTTCGTCCTGATCCCAATGACAGCAAGTCGCTTGCACTTGATAGATTGGACCGGCAGCTGTCGCTGCTGAAGGCGAATAATTTCAAAATTATTGATATGGATCGTTACAAGCAGTTCATTCGTGGGAAGGCTTCCGTACCGGATAATGCGGTGCTTTTGACTTTCGACGACGGATACGAGTCTTTTTATCAATACGCCTACCCGATGCTCCGAAAGCATGGCTTGTCGGCGACGAACTTCATTATCGCCGGCTCAATCGACAATAGGAAGCATGCCGGTGTGACGAAGCTGACCTGGATGCAAATTCAACAGATGAAACAGGATGGAATCGATTTTTACAGCCATTCGTACGACTCCCACTCTTTTTCTCATTCCGAAGGGCCTAAAAGCAGCTTAACCGCATTGCTGGCAGGACGGATTTATCTCCCTAAGCTTGGGCGCAGGGAGCGGGAAACAGAGTACGAACGCCGTATCCGCAGCGACCTGCGGCAGGCGAACACTGTTTTGCTGAAGCAGATTGGCGTGCGCAATGATGTGATGGCATTTCCATATGGAGCGTTCTCTCGGCCGCTTTTGCAAGCATGCAGACAGGAAGGCATTGACGTGACACTGACTGTTAAAGCGGGTCTCAATGGACCTGGGCAGTATAACGGCTTTCGCTTGAATGCCGGGGGGATGGACAACAATCCGGATCTTCAAATCGCTCTAATGAAGCAGGCGGTTCAAAAGCTGGGTAAGGCGCATTATGAGCGTCCGAGTCTCAAGTATGCCCTGTTGCTGTTGCCGATTCTCGGCTTGTTGATCGGAGCGCTCTGGCTCAGAAGCGCTTGGGAGTTGGTACAGGAACAGCGGTTGCGTAAGAAGTTGATTAGTCAGACAACATAA